A genome region from Pristis pectinata isolate sPriPec2 chromosome 4, sPriPec2.1.pri, whole genome shotgun sequence includes the following:
- the mis18a gene encoding protein Mis18-alpha, whose amino-acid sequence MAGVTVDLITDDEEETTKDSGTFVSGDSDLPVVFLCSQCRLPVGDSLAWAGANPKENMIYLRSVTKNIHVDKEQKIDTTDEPGCIYVLLSCSGCSLSLGRMYLCTPVHLDFKRNMYCLAVAYIESYVLGSTINAEFVDDNKKPVVLETQSEVLGELAKSQTVLNLMIARLAVVEEKLQSLQGEG is encoded by the exons ATGGCGGGAGTGACAGTGGACCTGATAACAGACGACGAGGAGGAGACGACCAAGGACTCGGGCACTTTCGTCAGCGGCGACTCGGATCTGCCGGTGGTTTTTCTGTGCTCCCAGTGCCGGCTGCCGGTGGGTGATTCGTTGGCCTGGGCTGGAGCGAACCCGAAGGAGAACATGATCTACCTGAGAA GTGTCACAAAGAATATCCATGTAGATAAAGAACAGAAGATAGACACAACCGATGAAcctggttg catttatgtttTGCTTTCCTGCAGTGGCTGCTCTCTTTCACTGGGTAGAATGTACCTTTGCACTCCGGTCCACCTTGACTTCAAGCGGAATATGTATTGCTTAGCTGTGGCCTACATTGAAAG TTATGTCCTTGGCTCCACAATAAATGCAGAATTTGTAGATGACAATAAAAAGCCAGTAGTTCTAGAAACACAATCTGAAGTCCTTGGAGAACTAGCAAAG TCTCAGACTGTGCTGAATCTGATGATTGCAAGGCTGGCTGTTGTTGAAGAAAAATTACAGTCATTACAGGGTGAAGGATGA